From Lolium perenne isolate Kyuss_39 chromosome 5, Kyuss_2.0, whole genome shotgun sequence, a single genomic window includes:
- the LOC127298866 gene encoding uncharacterized protein isoform X1, producing the protein MCVRPRDRVLPPAAPDTNTSRDPPVARSRPTSTSPAFALSPTFSPDPPSGDLHNAAFALPWTIPTSFLSRCSRLSQLPKLTTFLCYLTTPVRRPTPLTIPISPSTTSILCSNLASPPVAVEVKLLHARMPNGENECPWPGEERKGARRLVSIAFDLLDIVFYEVRLHTFIYAVLSLFSPFNCLSSMEEHWP; encoded by the exons ATGTGCGTCCGGCCGCGCGATCGCGTGCTCCCACCGGCTGCGCCTGACACCAACACCTCCCGCGATCCTCCTGTTGCGCGCTCCCGGCCCACCTCCACGTCGCCGGCCTTCGCGTTGTCGCCCACCTTCTCTCCAGATCCTCCCTCCGGTGACCTCCACAACGCCGCCTTCGCCCTGCCTTGGACCATTCCCACCTCCTTCCTTTCTCGCTGCAGTCGCCTGTCTCAGCTGCCGAAGCTCACCACGTTTCTCTGCTACTTGACCACGCCCGTTCGCCGCCCGACGCCGCTCACCATACCCATCTCTCcctccaccacctccattctCTGCAGCAACCTGGCTTCGCCACCAGTTGCCGTGGAG GTCAAGTTACTTCATGCAAGAATGCCTAATGGGGAAAACGAG TGCCCGTGGCCGGGAGAGGAACGCAAAGGTGCCCGACGCCTGGTCTCCATAGCGTTCGATCTTCTGGACATTGTGTTCTATGAGGTGAGGCTGCATACTTTCATTTATGctgtgctatctctcttttccCCATTCAATTGTTTGTCGAGTATGGAGGAGCATTGGCCATGA
- the LOC127298866 gene encoding uncharacterized protein isoform X2, whose translation MCVRPRDRVLPPAAPDTNTSRDPPVARSRPTSTSPAFALSPTFSPDPPSGDLHNAAFALPWTIPTSFLSRCSRLSQLPKLTTFLCYLTTPVRRPTPLTIPISPSTTSILCSNLASPPVAVEVKLLHARMPNGENECPWPGEERKGARRLVSIAFDLLDIVFYEATRRSCGGGL comes from the exons ATGTGCGTCCGGCCGCGCGATCGCGTGCTCCCACCGGCTGCGCCTGACACCAACACCTCCCGCGATCCTCCTGTTGCGCGCTCCCGGCCCACCTCCACGTCGCCGGCCTTCGCGTTGTCGCCCACCTTCTCTCCAGATCCTCCCTCCGGTGACCTCCACAACGCCGCCTTCGCCCTGCCTTGGACCATTCCCACCTCCTTCCTTTCTCGCTGCAGTCGCCTGTCTCAGCTGCCGAAGCTCACCACGTTTCTCTGCTACTTGACCACGCCCGTTCGCCGCCCGACGCCGCTCACCATACCCATCTCTCcctccaccacctccattctCTGCAGCAACCTGGCTTCGCCACCAGTTGCCGTGGAG GTCAAGTTACTTCATGCAAGAATGCCTAATGGGGAAAACGAG TGCCCGTGGCCGGGAGAGGAACGCAAAGGTGCCCGACGCCTGGTCTCCATAGCGTTCGATCTTCTGGACATTGTGTTCTATGAG GCAACCAGGAGGAGCTGCGGTGGTGGCCTTTGA
- the LOC127304548 gene encoding pollen allergen Lol p 2-A-like — protein sequence MAFSPGCLLVATVLAAVLAGAWCAPPSVTFTVDKGSNEKNMALQIKCSKEGDAMKAVELKEHTYNKWLFLNKGAGGVWQVKSDKPLKGPFNFRFVTEKGMKNVFNDVVPANFKVGTTYAPKE from the coding sequence ATGGCTTTCTCACCAGGCTGCCTGCTGGTCGCGACGGTGCTGGCGGCGGTGCTAGCCGGCGCGTGGTGCGCCCCACCGTCGGTGACGTTCACGGTGGACAAGGGGTCCAACGAGAAGAACATGGCGCTGCAGATCAAGTGCAGCAAGGAGGGGGACGCCATGAAAGCGGTGGAGCTCAAGGAGCACACCTACAACAAGTGGCTCTTCCTCAACAAGGGCGCCGGCGGCGTGTGGCAGGTCAAGAGCGACAAGCCGCTAAAGGGCCCCTTCAACTTCCGCTTCGTCACAGAGAAGGGCATGAAGAACGTCTTCAACGACGTGGTTCCGGCCAACTTCAAGGTCGGCACCACCTACGCCCCCAAGGAGTAG